A region of the Amycolatopsis sp. cg13 genome:
GTGATGGCCTCGGCGTGTTCGAGCATGATCACGTTGAACGCGCCCACGGCGGAACCGCGCTCGCGGGCGGCGGCCAGCAGCCGGGGCAGGTCGGGGCGGGTGATCATGCGGAGGCTCCGTTCAGGAATCGGTGGTAGGCGGGCAGGTCGACCTCACCGGCGACCGGCCGGAGGACGGCTGCAGCGCCCAGTGCGGCGGCAGTGCGCAGGGCTTCGATCAGAGGACGACCGGCGGCGAGGGCTGAGGCCAGTCCGGCGGTTGCGGCATCCCCGGCACCGGTCGGGTTGCCGTGCACGTCGGGGATGGCAGGGACGGTGAAGACTCCTCCCGGGGTGTAGGCGGCTATTCCTTCGGCCCCGCGCGAGACCACGACCAACTCGGCGCCAAGGCGGAGAAGCGTTCCCGCGCCGGAAGCTTCGTCGGCAGCAGACGTCGCGTCGAGCAGCTCAGCCCGGTTCGGCTTCACGACAGCACCAGCCCGCGCAGCGGCCAGAAGAACCGGCCCCGATGCATCGACCAGCGTCCGCGCTCCGGCTTTTCGGGCGATGCGGACCCACTCGGCGACCAGATCCGGTGAAGAACCGCGCGGCAGAGAGCCGGAAACCACCAGGACTCTGGCATCAGCCAGACACTCGGCCAGGTGCCTGCCGAAAGCCGTCCATTCCACTTCGGACACTTCCGGGCCGGGTTCCGTGTAGACAGTGGGATGCCCGTCCCCGGTCACCGTCACGGTGGTGCGGTTCTCGCCGGAAATCGGGACGGTGTCGAACGGAATGTCCAAGGCAGAACCGAGCCATCGGCCCGCATCGCCGCCCAGAGGGAGTACTGCCCGGACCGGGACGTCCATCGCGGCGAGTACGCGGGCGACGTTGACGCCTTTGCCGCCTGGTCGTCGCTGCACCTCCAGCACCCGGTTGGTGTCCCCGGGCGTGTGGGTGCCGACCCGGTAGGTGACGTCGATGGCCGGGTTCGGCGTCACGGCGACGATCATCAGACGAGGATGACCGAGCGCGTCAGCGAGCGCGGGCGGTCGGGGTTCAGGCCGCGCCGGGCGGCCAGTGCGACGGCGAAGCGTTGCGCGACCACGAGTGCGGCCAGCGGGTCGAGGTCGTGGTGCACGAATCGGGCGCCGGTGCGGGCGACCTCGTCCGCGAGTCCGGCAGGCGGCTCGCCCAGCGACCAGACGAGACGGCCTGGTTGAGCGATCGCGATCGGGCCGTGGCGGTAGTCCATGGCGGGGTAGGACTCGGCCCAGAACTGTGCGGCCTCGCGGGTTTTCAGCGCGGCTTCGCAGGCCAGGCCGACGGCGGGGCCGCGGCCGACGAAGGTGACCTGTTCGGCGTCGATCAGGTCGTCGATCGGTTCGGCCAGCGCCTCGGAGCAGGCCGCGGCGAGCTGGTCGATGTCGTCGCCCAGGCCCGCGCGCAGCAGGGCGAGCGCGGTGGTGGCGAACCGCGTTTGCACGACGGATTGCTCGTCGGCGAAGGAAAGTTCGACGACCTCGTCCGCCTGCGCGGCCGCGGGGCTGTCGCCGACCGCGGTGATCAGCACGGTGCGCTGCGCGGGCAGGGCGGTGAGCAGGTCGATGATCTCGGTCGTGGTGCCGGAGCGGGAGATCGCGACGACGCGGTCGTATTCGCGCGACGCCGGATACTCCGAGCCGGCGAAGGCGTCGGTGATCCCGTGGCCGCGTTGTTCGCGGGCGACGGCGTAGCTCATCGCGATGAACCAGCTGGTGCCGCAGCCGACGACCGCCACTCGTTCGCCTGGCTGGGGCAGGGCTGCTGACGGGGCGAGGGCAGCTGCCGCGCGCCACATCTCGGGCTGGGAAGCCAGTTCGGCGGCCGCGAAGGAGCCGGGGGCATCCGGAAGGGAGGACACGGGATGGAGGCCTTTCGATCCAGGGCAAGGGAGGTGATCGCCTCCGTCAGATTACTTGAGTGATTTTGATCGGTCCAGCCATTCAGATGCAGATTCGCTCACGCGGTTGCGCCGAACCGCGCCTTAGGATGAGCACCGGACCGCCTCCGACCAGGAACGAGAGACCCGGCATGACGCCCCAGCAACGCTTGAACGCCCTGCTCGAATTGGTGAGCGAACGGGGCAACGTCACGGTTTCGGAGATCGGCGCCGCGCTCGACGTCTCCCCCGCGACCGCGCGACGGGACTTGACAATCCTCGTCGACCAGCGGCTGATCACCCGCACCCACGGCGGGGCCGCCGCGCTGGGCACCGGCTACGAACTGCCGCTGCAGTACAAGATCGCCCGGCAGGCCGAGGCGAAGACCGCGATCGCCGCCCGCGCCGCCGACCTGGTACAGCCGGGGGAAACCGTGGGCATCAACGGCGGCACCACGACCACCGAGGTCGCCCGCGCGCTGGGCAAGAGCGAGCGGTTCGTCCGCACCGACGGCGAACCGGGGCTGACCGTCGTCACCAACGCGCTCAACATCGCCTACGAGCTGTCCGTCCGCGCGCAGGTCAAGATCGTCGTGACCGGAGGCGTCGCGCGGCGCCAGTCCTATGAACTGATCGGCTCGCTCGTCTCGGACGCGCTCTCGGGGTTCGCGCTCGACACGGTCATCCTCGGCGTCGACGGCCTGAGCGCGCAGTACGGCGCGACCACGCTGCACGAGGGAGAAGCCGAGGTCAGCAGACACTTCAGCCAGGTCGCGCGGCGCGTGATCGCGGTGGCGGACGCGACGAAGCTGGCCAAGCCGACGTTCGCCCGCATCTGCCGGCTCGACGCGATCGACGTCCTCGCCACCGACTCCGAGGTGCCCGCTTCGTTCGCCGCCGACCTGGCCGCGGCCTCGGTGGAGCTCGTCATCGCCAGCTGAGCCCGTTGCGCATTTCTGATTGTTTTGCCATGATGCAGATCAATATCACGCAGAAGTGAGGTGGCGACGTGGCGAACCGCGGGGTGCTGCGGGTCGGTGTGGTCGGAGTCGGCCTGCGGGCCGGGATCGCCCGGCACGCAACGGAATCCGGGGTCGCGGCGGAGATTGTCGCCGCTTCGGATCCCGACGAGCGAGGCCG
Encoded here:
- a CDS encoding 1-phosphofructokinase family hexose kinase, encoding MIVAVTPNPAIDVTYRVGTHTPGDTNRVLEVQRRPGGKGVNVARVLAAMDVPVRAVLPLGGDAGRWLGSALDIPFDTVPISGENRTTVTVTGDGHPTVYTEPGPEVSEVEWTAFGRHLAECLADARVLVVSGSLPRGSSPDLVAEWVRIARKAGARTLVDASGPVLLAAARAGAVVKPNRAELLDATSAADEASGAGTLLRLGAELVVVSRGAEGIAAYTPGGVFTVPAIPDVHGNPTGAGDAATAGLASALAAGRPLIEALRTAAALGAAAVLRPVAGEVDLPAYHRFLNGASA
- a CDS encoding SIS domain-containing protein, with the protein product MWRAAAALAPSAALPQPGERVAVVGCGTSWFIAMSYAVAREQRGHGITDAFAGSEYPASREYDRVVAISRSGTTTEIIDLLTALPAQRTVLITAVGDSPAAAQADEVVELSFADEQSVVQTRFATTALALLRAGLGDDIDQLAAACSEALAEPIDDLIDAEQVTFVGRGPAVGLACEAALKTREAAQFWAESYPAMDYRHGPIAIAQPGRLVWSLGEPPAGLADEVARTGARFVHHDLDPLAALVVAQRFAVALAARRGLNPDRPRSLTRSVILV
- a CDS encoding DeoR/GlpR family DNA-binding transcription regulator; the protein is MTPQQRLNALLELVSERGNVTVSEIGAALDVSPATARRDLTILVDQRLITRTHGGAAALGTGYELPLQYKIARQAEAKTAIAARAADLVQPGETVGINGGTTTTEVARALGKSERFVRTDGEPGLTVVTNALNIAYELSVRAQVKIVVTGGVARRQSYELIGSLVSDALSGFALDTVILGVDGLSAQYGATTLHEGEAEVSRHFSQVARRVIAVADATKLAKPTFARICRLDAIDVLATDSEVPASFAADLAAASVELVIAS